GGGATCCGATATCGGAAAGGCCCTCCGAATACCGCGAATCCGGTTCAATCCCAACCCACCCTGCCCTCCCCACCCTTCCCGCGGCGGGAGAGTTAAGCCCCGGGAAAAGACGCGTATCCTTCGCCGCCCCAAGGGTGTTAATTCCCCTTGGGGTCGGATTGCCGCAGGATGCGCCGGCCGCCGCAGGGTATAATCCCGCGCACTCCATCCCATCCCAATCCCCGGAGGAACCGCATGGGAAAAACCGTTGTCATCACCGACAGCACGGCCTATCTGCCCGCCCCGCTCGTCCAACAGTACGGAATCATCGTGGTCCCGCTGACGGTGGTTTGGGGGAATGAGACCTTCCGCGACGGGATCGACATCACCCCGCCGGAATTCTACAAGCGGCTGAAGACCGCCAAGGTCATGCCGTCCACTTCGCAGACGACGCCCGACGAATTCAAGAAGGTCTTTGCGCCGATTGTTGAGGCCGGCGATTCGATTTTGCTTGCGCTGATCTCCAGCAAGCTCTCCGGAACGGTGGATTCCGCCGTCCAGGCCAAGGCGGCCTTTCCCGACGCCGCGATCGAGATCGTCGACACCCACACCACGGCCATGGCGTTGGGATTCTGCGCGCTGGCGGCCGCCCGGGCCGCGCACGGCGGCGCCGGCATGGCCGAGTCGGCGCAGGCCGCCCGCAAGGCGGTGGAATCCAGCGGCGTGGTTTTCGTCGTCGACACGCTGGAATTCCTGCACCGCGGCGGACGGATCGGCGGCGCGGCGGCGTTCCTGGGAACGGCGCTGAACATGAAACCGCTCTTGACGCTCCACGAAGGCAAGGTGGAGGCGATCGCCAAGGTCCGCACCAAAGGCAAGGCGGTCGAGCGCATGCTCGACATCATCGAGGAGCGGATCGGATCCCGCCGCCCCCTGCGCATCGGCTCGCTGCAGGCCGCGGCCGAGGAGGAAGCCCAGGCGCTGCTGAAGACCGCCGAACAGCGCTTCCAACCGGTGGAATCGGTCTTCAGCGAAGTCAGCCCCGTCATCGGCACGCACGTCGGGCCGGGGACGATCGGTTTGGCATATTGCGCCGGGATCTAGCTTCCCAGGGGAAAAAACCGGGGGAGTGAAGACTTGCGCCCGGAGCGATGAGCATCGGCGAGTTCCCGATGCGGTGCACCCGCGCGGGGGATCGGGCCGGGGACGATAAGCTTCGCCTACTGCGCAGGGGGATACATGCGCCCAAGCCCGGCAATGATTTGGCCGTCATCCCGGCGCGGTCCAAGCCGGGATCCATGGGTTTCTACTGCGCCCGCCCACTCAAGACACCCCCACGGCGCGGTTCCACCCCGGAGATGGTTTATCCGCAAGGCGGGCGCCGGCACGTCGGCTCTGCGCCCGGCGTCCCAATTCCGCCGCCGGCGCCCTGTCGGTCCCCAGGACTGATGGATCGTTCCGCGGGATTGCAAAAAAGCCATAAGCGATTAAAATTGCCGAATGCGGAAGATCCAGCGGGCATATGCCCTTCAGGCCGCCGTCCTGCTCCCGATGGTTTTCTCGGCCGCCTGTTCCCCGGCGGCGGGAGGCGCAGCCTCCGCTTCCGGGACGTCTGCGGCAAGCCCGTCTTTCACGCGGAAAATTTCGATCGTCTCCTCCACCCCGAATCCTTCCATGGCTTCTTCGTC
The window above is part of the Anaerolineales bacterium genome. Proteins encoded here:
- a CDS encoding DegV family protein, yielding MGKTVVITDSTAYLPAPLVQQYGIIVVPLTVVWGNETFRDGIDITPPEFYKRLKTAKVMPSTSQTTPDEFKKVFAPIVEAGDSILLALISSKLSGTVDSAVQAKAAFPDAAIEIVDTHTTAMALGFCALAAARAAHGGAGMAESAQAARKAVESSGVVFVVDTLEFLHRGGRIGGAAAFLGTALNMKPLLTLHEGKVEAIAKVRTKGKAVERMLDIIEERIGSRRPLRIGSLQAAAEEEAQALLKTAEQRFQPVESVFSEVSPVIGTHVGPGTIGLAYCAGI